ACATATTCAGGCTCTTCCAGCTAAATTAAAACCTAATGAAGGTAAAAAGGAAGATGCTGCTCACCCAGCTATACATCCAACTGGTATTTTACCTGATAAATTAGATAAGGATGAATTAAAAATATATCAGTTAATTGTTTATAGATTTATTTCAGTGTTCTTTGAAGCAGCTACTTTTGGAACAATGAGTACTATACTTGATATTGGTGGAGAAAACTTCAAATTTAGACGTAGAAGAGTTACTCATAAAGGTTGGTTAGAACATTATCCATTTAAAAAAATAGATAATGAAAAATTCCCTGAAGTTAAAGAAGGAGATTCTCTTGTTGTTAATGAAATTCTTTCAGAAGAAAAAGAAACTAAACCTCCAGCAAGATATAATCAAGCTTCTTTAATTAAAGAACTTGAAAAAAGGGAACTTGGAACTAAAGCTACTCGTGCAGATATTATTGATAAATTATATGATAGAAAATATATATCTGGAAATAAAATTGAAGTTAATCAACTTGGTGAGAACATAATTGATACTTTAAGTGAATATTGTTCTAATTTAACAAGTGAAGAATTAACTCGTGATTTTGAAAATAAACTTGAAGGTATAGATAAGGATAAAGCTACTCGTGAAAGTGTTGTAAGTGAGGGTGAAAAAGAAGTTAAAGTTATTTTAGGAGATATTGATAAAAATAAAGTTAAAATTGGTTCACAAATTTATGATGCTTATCAGCAAAGTAATATTGTTGGTAAATGTAAATGTGGTGGAAATTTAGTTAAAAAATATTCTCCTAAAAATAAAAGTAATTTTGTGGGATGTTCTAATTATCCTGATTGTAAAGTGACTTACTCTATTCCTAAAGGAGTCAACTTCTTAAAGAAAACCTGTAAAACCTGCGGATTACCTATGATTTCTTTTGGTAAGCCACGTCAACACGCATGTCTTGATCCTAATTGTGGTAAGGAGAATACTAAGCCTCGTGAAATGGAAGTAGTGGGGATTTGCCCTAATTGTGGTAAAGAATTGATTAAAAGGTCTGGCAGGTATGGTGAATTTGTGGGATGTAGAGGTTTTCCAAAATGTCGCTTTACTTGTTCTTTAGATGAGCTAAAAGATAAAGTCCAATAGACTTTATTTTTTCTAATTTTTTTTTAAATGCATAATATTTAATAATGTTAAAAATAATAGATATAAATTAATAAAAGTATTGATGGTTTTTGCCCAAAATATTTTTATTTCTTTAACATTCTTATAATTTTAAATAAGTTTTATAAATGAATCTGATTGATGTGATTTACGTCATGTTGATTAGATAATATCGAGGATTTTGATGAATAAAAAAACAATATTAACAATAAGTAAATCAGCAATCATTATTTTGATTCTGTTAGCTGTTGTTTTTGCATTAAGAGCTCCTGCAGCGGATCTTAATATTTTGCCTACTGATGATTTGAAGGCAGAATACGAAGATGCTTCAGGTCTTCCTTATTTTAGTGAAATGGACTCATATTATAACTTAAGGTTGACTGAAAACTTCGTTGATCATGGACATGTAGGAGACGAAATAGTCAATGGTTCAAGCTGGGATAACCATAGGAATTCCCCAGATGGTAATAATATTAATTATGAGTTAGCTATTGTGTGGGTAACATCATTTTTCTATAATATAGCGAACCAATTCTTTGGTGATTACACAGTTCAAGAAGTTGCATTCTGGACTGGTGCTATTGTAGCATCTTTTGCAGTGATTCCTGCGTTTATCTTTGCTAGACGTCTGACTAATGATTTGGGTGCAATAACAGCTACATTAATAATTGTACTTGCACCAAATTATTTTGCACACACATTCCCAGGATTTTTTGATACAGATATGTTCTATTATATCTTTTCATTATTCTTCATATTGTTCTTCATGGAGAGTTTGAGATCTAAAAATCTTATTGCAAAAATCGTATTTGCAGTATTATCTATTATATCTATTGGTCTTTTCTCCCAATCATGGACTGGATACATATTTTATGTAGGACTTATGGGTATCTTTTCAGTTGTGTACTTAATATTATGTTATTTATTTAACATTGGTGATAGTGAAAGAGAATTGTACTCAAGCAAACTTGCTTGGTTTGTACATCAAAAAGATTTAATATCTATTGTTATTTTAGGTATTATTGGATTTGTTGGTCTTGCAGCATTTAAAGGTGTAGATGGTGTATTAGATATATTCGGTAGTTTAACTAGTTTATTATCCTTGCAATCAACTTCAACAGTTGTAGGTGGATTCCCTAATGTACTTATTTCTGTTGCAGAGATGCAAATGCCAAGTATGCTTGGTGCAGGAATGGATTCATTCTTACTTGCTAATTCAAATGGGGTAATAAACGGTATTGGAGGAATATTTGTATTCTTCGCAGGCTTAACTGTATTGTTCATCTTTGCAAAAAGAATATATGATTACAGAAAAGTTAAACAAACTGGAAATACAACTAAAAAACCACCTAAATCTCAAAGATTAGCATCTTCCAAAAAAATTGATAATGATCGTAAATTTAAAATATCTTTAGGTAGTGTAAGTAAATTCTCTAAAGATAATGAAGTAACTGAAGCTAAACGTTTGAACTTAATGTTTGCTACCCTATTTATAGTATGGGTACTAATTACTGCAGTTGCGGTAAGTAGAGGTTCAAGGTTTATTACTACTATTGTATTACCATTCGGTTTAATGGCTGGTATATTTGTAGGTTATGCTTCTGACTATGTTAAAACTAAACTTGATAATGATAAATTATTAATGGCAGTTATTGTAGTAGCAGGATTCTTTGCATCATACCCATTAGCAGCAGTTACTGCTCCAATGTATGGAATATTATTATTCCTATTAATGGTTATTGCTGGTGGAATAACTATATATGGATTAAAATCTAGTAGGTCTGCATCTACTAAAGTACCTATTAAAAAGTATGTAGCTATTATTGTTATTGCTCTTGCATTAATAACTCCTACTGTTTGTGGTGCTTATCAAACTTCTAACCAAGTAGTGCCTGGTACTAGTGATCCTATGTGGAATTCAATGTCATGGATTAATGAACATACTACAAATGATACTGTAATTGCATCCTGGTGGGACTTCGGTTACCTCTTTGAGATTGCTGCTGATAGACAAGTAGTATTTGATGGAGGTAGTCAAACTGGTAACAGTAGGGCATTCTGGCTAGGTCAAGCAATGTCGACGGATAATCTAGATTTATCTGTAGGTATCTTTAGAATGTTAGGAACTACTGGTGAAAATGCTACTAATACTTTAACTAATTACACTGGCAGTCCAGGTAAAGCTACTCATATATTAATTGATATATTACCTAAGAATGCAGCAGATGCTAAAAATACATTAATTAATACTTATGGTTTATCTAGTGATCAAGCAAATACTATTATACCGCTTACTCATCCTGATAATCCAAGACCGGTTATATTTGTAGCAAGTTCAGATATGTTACAAAAAGCAGGTTGGTGGAGTTACTTTGGTGCATGGGACTTTAATAAACAGAATTCTACAAACTTCAATTATTATGTGCCTTCTCAACAAGTAACTGTTGAACCAGGATCTACTGGTAGGTTAGCATTAATTAATGAATCTGGTCTTGAATATGATGCAGTTATTTCAAGAGGTACTGGAAATAATACTACTACTGGTCATACTGAAGCAGTATATGCAGAAAATGGTTCTGTATTTAAATTAAATGGTTCTGAATACAATCCATTAAATGTATCTCGTGTTATGGTAATTGAAGACAATCAATTAGTTAAAAATGAATCAATTAAAGGAGCTCCAAGTGACTCTAATTATACATTATTCTTAATGGGTGAAAAGAACGTTTATACTCCTATTATAATGCATAATAAATTAGCTGATTCAATGTTTACTAGATTATACTTGTTAGGTGGTATGGGTCAAGATGAATTCACCATGGTTCATATGGAAAATGGTGTTTCATTGTGGCAAGTAAACTATAATAACACGGTAGCTGGTGGTGCTAGTGTTAATACTAACACTACTAAGGCTTAATTTTGATT
The uncultured Methanobrevibacter sp. genome window above contains:
- the topA gene encoding DNA topoisomerase I produces the protein MNEVIICEKPKSAEKIAKALSSKAKKNVYNKKVKYWTLERDGKDITVLSAVGHLYSLTPDDSKEKVYFDLHWAPLFEIDKKSKNYTKDYVRAIKKYAKDADNYIHACDYDIEGTLIGYHALKYGCGEEALSKASRMKFSTLTKKDIVEAYENRIPIDQHQVDSGVARHILDFYFGVNISKALMKSVSVAKKRFLKLSAGRVQTPTLSILVDREKEIKKFVPEPYWLIKALLIDEIEADHVDGKIFDKTRAEEIFANCENKDAIVDKIRLSNSTTKPPVPFNLGGLQSEAYNVFGFSPKKTQTIAQSLYTAGYTSYPRTSSQKLPESLDFKNILLQLSKNTEFKPHIQALPAKLKPNEGKKEDAAHPAIHPTGILPDKLDKDELKIYQLIVYRFISVFFEAATFGTMSTILDIGGENFKFRRRRVTHKGWLEHYPFKKIDNEKFPEVKEGDSLVVNEILSEEKETKPPARYNQASLIKELEKRELGTKATRADIIDKLYDRKYISGNKIEVNQLGENIIDTLSEYCSNLTSEELTRDFENKLEGIDKDKATRESVVSEGEKEVKVILGDIDKNKVKIGSQIYDAYQQSNIVGKCKCGGNLVKKYSPKNKSNFVGCSNYPDCKVTYSIPKGVNFLKKTCKTCGLPMISFGKPRQHACLDPNCGKENTKPREMEVVGICPNCGKELIKRSGRYGEFVGCRGFPKCRFTCSLDELKDKVQ
- a CDS encoding STT3 domain-containing protein, with translation MNKKTILTISKSAIIILILLAVVFALRAPAADLNILPTDDLKAEYEDASGLPYFSEMDSYYNLRLTENFVDHGHVGDEIVNGSSWDNHRNSPDGNNINYELAIVWVTSFFYNIANQFFGDYTVQEVAFWTGAIVASFAVIPAFIFARRLTNDLGAITATLIIVLAPNYFAHTFPGFFDTDMFYYIFSLFFILFFMESLRSKNLIAKIVFAVLSIISIGLFSQSWTGYIFYVGLMGIFSVVYLILCYLFNIGDSERELYSSKLAWFVHQKDLISIVILGIIGFVGLAAFKGVDGVLDIFGSLTSLLSLQSTSTVVGGFPNVLISVAEMQMPSMLGAGMDSFLLANSNGVINGIGGIFVFFAGLTVLFIFAKRIYDYRKVKQTGNTTKKPPKSQRLASSKKIDNDRKFKISLGSVSKFSKDNEVTEAKRLNLMFATLFIVWVLITAVAVSRGSRFITTIVLPFGLMAGIFVGYASDYVKTKLDNDKLLMAVIVVAGFFASYPLAAVTAPMYGILLFLLMVIAGGITIYGLKSSRSASTKVPIKKYVAIIVIALALITPTVCGAYQTSNQVVPGTSDPMWNSMSWINEHTTNDTVIASWWDFGYLFEIAADRQVVFDGGSQTGNSRAFWLGQAMSTDNLDLSVGIFRMLGTTGENATNTLTNYTGSPGKATHILIDILPKNAADAKNTLINTYGLSSDQANTIIPLTHPDNPRPVIFVASSDMLQKAGWWSYFGAWDFNKQNSTNFNYYVPSQQVTVEPGSTGRLALINESGLEYDAVISRGTGNNTTTGHTEAVYAENGSVFKLNGSEYNPLNVSRVMVIEDNQLVKNESIKGAPSDSNYTLFLMGEKNVYTPIIMHNKLADSMFTRLYLLGGMGQDEFTMVHMENGVSLWQVNYNNTVAGGASVNTNTTKA